A part of Anolis sagrei isolate rAnoSag1 chromosome 3, rAnoSag1.mat, whole genome shotgun sequence genomic DNA contains:
- the TMEM207 gene encoding transmembrane protein 207 codes for MTIWDSSMCHLLRGLLPALLWKVGGLPSAFAQPGSSATEECKSTESSISYEVHSFGAWYIWPCLSLLLAVVLLCLVTCCLQWWLKRQGFLPSSRNPNVFVLSDTESVYENDAAPWMPPKVHLCLPGCEPSTTNPSCNVAPPSYDEIMKRDSNSGPAQEAALD; via the exons ATGACAATCTGGGATTCTTCAATGTGTCATCTTCTGCGAGGTTTGCTTCCTGCCCTTCTCTGGAAAGTTGGAGGTCTCCCCTCAGCATTTGCCCAA cCAGGAAGCTCAGCTACAGAAGAATGCAAAAGCACAGAGAG CTCCATCAGTTATGAAGTCCACAGCTTCGGTGCCTGGTATATCTG GCCTTGCCTGTCTCTCCTTCTTGCTGTGGTTCTCCTGTGCCTGGTCACCTGCTGTCTCCAATGGTGGCTGAAAAGGCAAGGGTTCCTACCATCTTCTCGGAATCCCAATGTGTTTGTTCTCAGTGACACCGAATCGGTCTATG AGAATGATGCAGCCCCTTGGATGCCTCCCAAGGTTCATCTCTGCCTCCCAGGGTGTGAGCCgagcactacaaatcccagttgcAACGTGGCCCCTCCGTCCTATGATGAGATTATGAAGCGAGACTCGAACTCGGGACCCGCACAAGAGGCAGCCTTGGATTGA